CTATAAAGGCCCAAGCTTCAATGATTATTTAGTAGAATGAGAACATTTCTAACCTTAAGTCTTTTATATCTTATTCAAAGTCCTTTGAGATTGATGAGAGTCTTATGAGCAGGAATAGTGTAGAATAGTGGGACATACATTAGATCAAAAACCTATAAAAATTTCTGAAGATAACGGGGATAAATGGAAATCTCTTAATTTTGAGCTGCCACAACCGGCCACGGGCACTACAGGATTTGCTTGTTTAAAACGAAGATGAGGTGATTTATTCGACCACAGAGATTTATCTAATAAATCTGAAACAGCCCAGAGCTACAAGAATAGCAAAAGGTATTCCAATGACTAGAAGAGTCATGATTGTGGAGGCATAGAATCATAATTACAAAATAATGAAATATTTTATTTTGGTACTGCCCTTAAGAACTTTAACTTTATCATTTTTATAACTTTGTGAATCATCATCATGCAAGGATGAATGTGCGGCAGGAAAATGCTAATTATTTAGGGTTGGACAGCAGCTCCCAAATAGATAGATTTTTATAGATGTTTAGTGTATTAAAGAATGCATGAACGTGCCCGATATGTGGTGGTAAATTGGCACCGAATGGGCACGTCTAAACATGCTCAGGATGAGGGGAGCCCCGTTGCCCCAGAAAGCCCTCTATGAAATTGAGAGGGAAGGGACGAAAGTCCATGAATCCCACAACGGTACCCAGAAAGCTTAGAGCTTTAGGCTCTGGAATGTGCAAAAGTTTAAACATAATGTTAACCCACTAAATTTGTTCCCATACAAAACGCATGTATAAACATAGCTCATAAGATAACGAGAGGCATGGGATGGCGGGGATGTGAGCATCACAAACCAGCAGATGAGGGAACGGGCGTAAAGCCCATCCTAAACGCTATTAGTCGTGGAGTAACTCGCTTGCTCATCGGGTTTACGTTTAAGGTTTTCGGTAGAGGATTATGTGATGTTTTTAGATCATTTGGGGTTTGATGTTTTTCTTTTTATTGTGGTTTTCAGTAAGTTTATTTAATTTTAGTGATTTTATAGTTTAGTTATGAGAATTACATATATTGTTTATGATGGTAAGAAGATAGAGGAGAAAGAGTGCAAGGAAGCTATGAAGAAAGATGTTAGGGATAAGTGTTTAATAATGGTTTATGTAGAAAGTGTTGATGAAATGTTTGCCTCACTGGATCAGTTAAATATTGGTAATGTGTCGGTAAAGTTGTCTAAGGATGATATAGAAAGATCTAGGCTTATTGCTGATGAACAGTTGATACTTACATCACAACTTTTTCGAGTCAAAGGGAGTAAAATGGATTATATGCCGTTATTGGTACTGCTATATAAGAATACAAATACAGTAATTATTATTAGTTTGTCTCAGGAATTTCTCAGTAAAGTTAAGGAGTGTTTGGTAAGGAATGATTATAGAGTTCAGGAACTAGATGTTGATGTTTTGTTTTCTGTTATTATGGGTAAATTGGTTGATGATTATTATGATGTAACTGATTTAATGGATGAACAGATTGATGAATTAGAGGATTTAGTTGTTAAAGAACCTGCTAAGATTAATATGGGAATGCTTAGAGATGTTAGATCAAATTTAGTTGTATTGAGGCGTACATTTTATTTTATGAGGGAACACGTATCATTGCTGCTTGGCAAGGGTATTTATAAACTTTCAACTGAGAGTGAGAGACTTCTTAGAGAATTTTATGAAGATTCTGCTCACCTGATCGAGCTTATTGAATTGCAAAAGGAAAGGTTAGCTGATGTACGTGATTTGCATTTGTCTTCAATATCATTGTCATTAAATATTGTGATGAAAAAGTTGACTGCAATAAACGTGATTGCCTTACCACTTATAATTATTGCGGGAATATATGGCATGAACCTTGAAATACCGGAAGCGCGTTTACCGTATGCCTATCCAGTAATTTTGACTGTAATGATAACATTCGCTATAATATTAGTACTTTTCTTTCGTAAGATTGGTTGGTTTTAAAGAATCCTAAGGTTTCCGTTCTTTTCTATTATAATACAAGCAGTAGGTTTCGCTTTTTGGTGAGAAGCAAAAGTTCCAAACTGGTATTTTGTTGGTTCGTTAAATTGTTCCTCAAGAAGATTTTAGGAGGATTTAAAAATTGTAGAGATAACCTTATAATTCATTTGAATTATAATAAAGAGGATGAAAAATGAAGGCTTATGTATCTGTTGATATGGAAGGAATGCCTGGGATTTTTCATGTGTCTCAGACAGCCCCTAAAGCATTTTTGCATGATGAAGGGCGAAGAATCGTTACAAGAATAACAAAAATTACTGCTGAAACATTGTATCAGAACGGATTTGATGAGATTTATGTGGCAGACTCACACTGGTATATGGGAAGCATAGTTTACGAGGAGATGCCAGAATATGTATATCTCGTACGAGGAAGTTTAAGACCAGTGGACATGGTTTATGGAATAGAGCATGGATTTGATGCAGCATTATTCATAGGGTATCATGCAGCGGCGGGGACTTCTTACGCAATACTTGATCATACATACAGTGGGCAATCGTTTCATGAGATACTTGTGAACAGTATTAAAGCCAGTGAATTCTATATTAATGCTTTGATAGCAGGTGAATACAACGTTCCAGTAATACTTGTAGGTGGTGATGATAAATTAAAGCTTGATGTGCTTGAAAAAGCACCATGGGTTGAGTATGTTGTATTTAAAGAATCCATTACTAGATATTCCTCAATATCACCATCTCTAATAAAAATTGAGAAGAACCTGAAAGAGGGTATCAGAAAAGCCATTTTGAAAATAGGTAAAGAAGCAAAACCTCTTAAAATCAATAATCCAGTAACGTTCACTTTTGTGATGAAGAGTACTGCGTATGCTGATACAGGTGAGCGTATTCCAAATATGGAAAGGGTTGATCCTTACACGTTAAGGTATCGTGCACAAAATGTTGTAGAAGCTTATAAAGTAATGCAAGTACTTGCTAATCTTGTTTCAGCTCTTGAAAGCGAAATAGCAGGGTTACGTTAATGTTTTTATTTTTTGGTTATTCATAGAACAACTTTCGAGTTTAAATAATCGCTTAGAACTAAAAGTTTAAAAACAAAAAGTTTGAATATAATATATGCCAGTAAAAAATAGTATAGAATCGTACAAAGAAGCGATAGATCGTTTAGAAAAATCTGGAATAAAATATTTAAGAGTTGCTGCGGTTGATTTGGCAGGACAGCCAAGAGTTGTAACTATTCATAAGAGTAGTTTAAATGAAGTTATTTATGAGGGGGCTGGAATTGATGGGTCATCAGTGCCAGGGTTTACTGAGATTGAGGAAAGCGATCTAGTAATAAAACCTGATCTGAATACATTGGTGATCGCTCCATGGGACTCACCCCATGTAGCCTGGGTAATAGGAGATATTTACAAACACAACAATGAACCGTTTGAAAAAAATCCAAGATCTATACTTAAAAATACTTTAGGCAGTGTGAAAAAACTAGGTTTAAGAGTGTTAATGGGTGTTGAATTAGAATTCTTTTTAGTTACTGGACCCCAACCTAAACCGTTAGATGACGGATACTATTATTCAGCTGAACCTACAAGAATTGGTGATGAAATCTGTCGTAAAATAGGCGAGTTATTTGACACGTATAATGTGGTAAAGCATCATCATGAGGTAGCACCAGGACAATATGAATTCACACTAGAGGCGAGTGATCCATTAACTATTGCAGATAGGCTCTTTTTAGTTAAAACTGCTTTCAAATTCATGGCAAAAGAAAGAGGAATTACAGCAACTTTTATGCCAAAACCATTTTGGGGAATTAATGGAAGCGGAGCACACATTCACATGAGTCTATGGAGAGGTAATAAAAATCTCTTCTATGAAGATGCTGAAAAAGTATCGAAAGCTGCTGTGAACTTTGTAAGCGGAATATTGGATCACTCACGCGCTCTTTCAGCAATAGTTGCACCGCTAGTAAACTCGTATAAAAGACTCGTGCCAGGTTATGAGGCCCCGGTATACATAGCTTGGGCGTATGGCAACAGATCAGCAATAATAAGAGTGCCAGCGCATTTAGTTAAAAATAAGGTTGAAGCGCATATAGAGTATAGACATCCCGACCCCTCGCTAAATCCATACTTGGCATTAAGTGTTATCATAGCTGCAGGAATTGAGGGAATCAATAGAAAATTGGAATCACAACCTGTTAACGTGAACCTTTATCACTTAAGCAACACTGAAAGAGAGAAGCTTGGTGTGAAAGCATTACCTGTAAACTTAGGTGAGGCAGTAGAGGATCTAACTCATGATTCGTTAGTTAAATCAACTCTAGGTGAAGCTCTTTACGAATCTTTCATCAATCTGAAAAAACGTGAATATGATGATTACATATCATCTGTGGGAAGCTGGGATTCTACAAAATATACAATTACTGAGTGGGAGTATAAGCGTTATCTTAACATATAGACTATCTTTAAGAAAACTTATGCATAAGCTAAATCTTATATATAATTATTTTAACTAAAATCTGAGGTAAAATGATATCACTTGTTCCTGAAGAAATTGGCCCAAAGGGGTTAAAGAAAATCATCATGAATGATATTGAACATGTGCAAGGTTCAACTTTAGTAAAGCGTGGTTTCGCCCATATGTTAAAGCATGGAGTTATAATGGATGTCACTAATATCGAGCAAGCGCAAATAGCTGAAGATGCTGGTGCTGTTTCAGTAATGGTATTAGATAAACTACCCTATGATGTAAGAAAGGAGGGAGGTGTAGCTAGAACTGCTAGTCTTAAGGTTATCGAAAGCATAATGGATCATGTGACGATTCCTGTAATGGCAAAATGTAGAATAGGTCACACATACGAAGCTAGGCTTCTGGAAGCAATAGGTGTTGATATGATAGATGAATCCGAAGTTCTCACTCCTACTGATGAGGAGCGTCATATATGGAAATGGGATTTCACAACACCTTTTGTAAACGGTGCAAGGGACTTGGGGGAATCACTTCGTAGGATCGAAGAAGGGGCTGCAATGATAAGAACTAAAGGTGAGGCTGGAACCGGCAATGTAGCAGAAGCTGTAAGACATATGAGAATAATGAATAACGAGATAAGACGTGTAAAAGCTATTTATGAAGATGGTGACATGCAAGAGCTCATTCGTGTTTCACGAGAATTAAAGGTTAGTTATAAACTAGTAGAAGAAGTTGCACGTCTTGGCAGGCTTCCGGTAGTAAATTTTGCTGCAGGTGGAATAGCAACACCAGCGGATGCTGCATTAATGATGCTGCTCGGAAGTGACGGAGTGTTTGTGGGTTCAGGAATATTCAAATCTTCAGATCCACTGGAAAGAGCTAAAGCTATTGTTTTGGCTGTGACACACTATGATGATCCTGAAATTGTTGCAGAAGCGCAGAGCATGATAGATGAAAGAAAATCCATGATAGGTATGGACATCAAGAAACTAGAACTTCGCATGCAAGAGAGAGGTGCTCAAGCATGAACATTGGAGTTTTAGGATTACAAGGTGATATCGAAGAACACATTTCTGCATTAAAAATAGCTATGGACAAACTAAATATTAAAGGCAAAATAATATGGGTCAAAAAACCTAAAGGCTTAGAGAATCTCAGTGGATTAATTATTCCGGGTGGTGAAAGTACTACAATCGGTTCATTGATGAAACATAATGAATTACTAGAACATATTAGAAACAAGATTGAGACTGAGAACTTGGCTATTTGGGGAACATGCGCAGGTCTTATAATAATGGCAAAGAAAACATATGATAGAACTGTTGGAGAAACAACACAACCGCTGCTTGGAATTATAGACATGGTAGTTGAAAGAAACACCTATGGTCGTCAAAAAGATTCATTCGAGGTAGATCTTAACATACCAGTAATCGGTTCTAAACCATTCAAAGGAGTATTCATAAGAGCGCCCTCAATAAAAGAAGTGGATTCTTCTGTGGAAATACTTGCTACGCTCGATAATAAACCAGTCGCCATTAAACAAGGCATACATATGGGTACTACATTTCATCCAGAACTAACTAATGATACAAGACTTCATGAATATTTCCTAGCAAACATTAAATCCTCTTTTTAATAAAACAGCTTATGTTATCAATTAATTTTATCCCATCAAGAATCATAAATATACGTTATCTTTTTAGACATCTTTCAACTACCATGTTATGATATAAAATGAACAAAGTCATCGTGAAATGGGTTGACAAAATGCAATTTATAGGTGTAGATAAGCATGGACATTCAGTAGTAATAGATTCTGACAGTGAACATGGCGGTGAAAACACCGGATTCAGGCCAATGGAATTATTGTTAATAGCTTTAGGAACATGCACGGGTATGGATTTGACACTCTCCACGGTTGAAGCCGGGAGATTCTCGGTTCCTCAAGGCTAAGCCTTCATCGTACCGAGTTCTGGGCTGTGTCAAACCAGCCCCCGCCATGGACATGTAGTCCATGGCCCGCTTGCTGGAACCATCCCCGCCTCTCTCGGTTCGGAGCCTTATTCCAGCTTTCGGACTTCCGAACCACATGCGAGCGACCCGCTCAAGAAAACATTGTTTAAGCATTTATTTAAGCCTATCGACGATTCATCCCAGAACCGAAGTTCTAGGCTTTCCTGTCGAATTATTTTGTAATCGATATATTGAGGAAAATGAAAAAAGATGTTTATTCTTTAGTAATAAAAGTGCAGGGAGAAAGAGCAGAAGAATATCCCAGATATTATAAACACATTGAAATAATCTATGAAATAACTGGTAGTGGTCTAGATAAAGAAAGCGTTGAAAAGGCCATTAAATTATCTGAAGAAAAATACTGTTCAGCCAGCGCTAATCTTCGTGATAAGAAAAGTGAGATTAAGGGTTCTGAGTTAAGTAGAGATTCATAGTGTTTTATCACCTCTACTCAACCCTTCCCTCTCGATTAGCTCATCGAGGGCTTTCGGGGTGAACCCGACATCCCCACATCTGAAGGTCAACCCCCAGCCCACCCATCCCCATAGGAAGTCATGCTTCCAGAGCAGAGGGGACACTAAAACGTATGAGCAAACCATATTTAAACCTATCTGCTCTGAAAATACTGACAAAGGCAGCTAAACGCTGCCTCTTAGCCTCTTTGAGAGTGTAAAGCTTCTCCATCAAGAAGATATTACGACTTATCTCTATTTAAGTCTATCTATTTTGAAACTGTTTTTTAAGGCAACATACAAGATTATCGAATTAGAACATTAAACTTTTTTAATTAAATTTAGTTAATTTTATAAATTTAGAAAACACTAAAATTATGGCGCATTCTTATGTCCTATTATGAATATCCGTTGCTCATTAAAAAGATTCTAGTCCAGACACTATATAGACAACCACCTACTGAGATCGTTTACAGAGATATTTCAAGGTATAGCTGGATGAAATTTTATGAAAGGATTCAAAGACTTGCTAATGCGTTAGAATCGATAGGCGCTAAAAAAGGTTCAAAAGTAGCTGTGATTGATTTTGATACGCACAGATACTTAGAAGCTTATTTTGCTATTCCTATGATAGGGGCAGTTTTGCATACTGTGAACATACGATTACCACCTGAACAAATACTCTATACAGCAGTTCATGCCGAAGATGATATAGTTCTTGTACGGGATGAATTTTTACCGTTGGTTGAAAAAGTTGCTAGTGCATTACCTACAGTAAAGGCATGGATAATAATGAGTGATACCGGAAGCACGCCTTCAACATCGCTGAAACCAGCATATTACTATGAAGATCTGTTAAATTCCGTTTCATCGCATTATGAGTTTCCAGACTTTGATGAAAACACCGAAGCAACACTTTTTTACACAAGCGGCACGACAGGTCTTCCGAAAGGTGTTCATTTCACTCACAGGCAATTAGTCCTCCATACGCTTGCACTAACATCGATGTTATCATCTTATCCAAGTGTAGTGAATATCACATCAAAAGATGTTATGATGCCACTCGTACCTTTCTTTCATGTTCATTCATGGGGGCTACCCTACACCGCCGCAATGCTTGGAAATAAAATTGTACTGTTAGGACGATATGATCCCAAAATTGCTCTAGAGTTAATTAAAAAAGAAAAGGTAACGTTCTCTCATATGGTTCCTACAATACTTCATATGATACTCAATCATCCAGAAATCGATAACTACAAGGATTATTTAAAGAATTGGAAAGTAGTGATCGGTGGCGCTGCATTACCAAAAACGTTAGCTTTGAAAGCAATGCAATTTGGAATTAAAATAATGGCTGGTTATGGTCTTTCCGAAACTGCACCAGTACTCACTATAGCAAATCCAAGAGAAGATATGCTCGAATGGCCTTCTGAAAAATTAATTGACATAGTCATTAAAACAGGAATACCTATTCCTTTAGTGGAATTGCGTGTGATTGATGCTGAAGGTAAAGATGTTCCAAGGGACAGTAAAACTGTTGGTGAAATTGTTGTCAGAACCCCATGGCTTACTAGAGATTATTATAAAGACCCTGAGAAAACAAAAGAGTTGTGGGCTGGAGGATGGTTGCACACTGGTGATATAGCAGTAATAGATGAATACGGCTACATAAAAATTGTGGACAGAATAAAAGATGTAGTGAAAAGTGGAGGAGAATGGATTTCATCATTAACACTTGAGGATTTAATCGCGTTACATCCAGCAGTATCAGAAGTAGCAGTGATAGGTGCTCCTCATCCAAGATGGGGCGAAAGACCAGTAGCAATCATAGTTGCAAAGAAAGGCATGCAGGTTACAGAGGATGAACTAAAGAAACATCTAGAAAATTATGTAGAATCTGGTAGAATTACCAAATGGTGGATACCAGATAAATTCATATTCGTGAATGAAATACCAAAAACAAGCACTGGAAAAATAGATAAAAAAATTCTTAGAGACCAGTATAAAACACTATTCTAAATACCCTAACCAGAATTTATTTTCTTTTTATTAGTGATATTATGGCTATTATTAGAAAAGCTAATGCTGTAAGAATCTTATCACCACCTGTAATAAACCAAACTATTAAAGCTGCAACTATTGCTGGAAAGAAAAAGATAAATGCACCAATCACTATTATGAGTATCACTCCTATTAAAATTAAGAAAACTGCCAGAACAAAAATTAAGGGTCCGGCTAATATTTCAATCATAATCATTTAATGCAATAACCAATATAAAACTTTTTTGCTTTAATTTTTAGAAGGATATGGAGTTTTTAACCACGTTATGATCGATGCTAACGATGTAATGATTAGACTTCCAAGGGAAGCATAATCAAGCACATGTGGATAAATCATGTTTCTTACTATGAAGAGTAAAATGAATGACAAGAAACCCAGCAGTGTAAGTAATGAAGCTTCACTTTTCGAAAGTCCTCTTAAGATTGCTGTAATTAGTATAGGTGCCAAGTATAATAGAGCTGCAGAACTGGTAACTGCGAGAATGACAACAGGTGCAGTAGTATAGAAAGAAAATATACCTACAATCACACTTATTCCCAGCACTGCCCTCCTTCCTAGTTTCACATTACCTTTTCCAATGAGATCTACATCTATTATTGAAGCTAAAGTCAGTAATATTGCATCATATGTAGATAATGCTGCAGCCCATACTGCTAAAGCTATTGCTAGCTGAAGACTTATTGGAAGATTAGACATGATCATGGGTGTAATCATGTTCGGATCTTTTGTTTGAAAATTAAACAAACCAGCTCCTCCAAGACCGGTAAGAACCATTACTATAGTTAGTATAAAACCTGCCATTAAGAAAAGAATTGTTCCTTTAGCTAGGTTTTTTTCACTCTTAGCAACATACAGCTTCTGGAGAACTTGTGGATTCGTTAATGCAAAGAAAACCCATGGCACAGTTAATGAAAGAAAACGCTCAAATGTCCAAAACGATAACCCACCAGGAACTGTATGAAGTTGAATAGGCGTGGAAAAAACCCCTCGAAATACTGACGCAAGAAACATCAGAGAGACCAAAAGAAAGTACGCTCCCTGCGTAATATCAGTATAAACAATACCTCTCAGACCTCCAAAATATGTGTAAACAAATACTGTAAGAATAGTTGCTAATATTGATATTTCTCTTGGAATACCTAGAATACTCAAGATTACCGCAGGTCCTATTACTTGAACACTCATGTAGGGTATAAGAAATGCCAGATATGAAATGCTTACAATATACCTGGCTAACTTTGAACCATTTTCTAAATAAATAAGCTGTGTAGGTGTTATTACATTTAACTTCTTTGCCTTTCTGTACACTGGAATTGAGAAAAGACTTAGGATAGTTGCTGTTCCCATAAGGTATGTGAGTTCGAATCCCAGCGAACCAACACCATAAAAATATGAATAACCCACAAGTCCTATGAACATGAAAGCGCTATAGGTCGTACCAAAATATGTAAAGAAATAATACAAAGTATTCAACGTTCTATTAGCCAAATAAAATTCTTCTGCAGACTTTAATGCACCCTTCCTTCTAGCATATACTCCAAGACCTAACATAATCATTATAAACATCACTAAAGATACTCCAGATAATACTGACGTTTCTTCACTCATCTAACTTCACCTCTAAGGTATAAATAAGAGAGCATGATAGCTATAATAACCAAAAGAGACCAATAAGCAAAGAGTATCCAAGAACTTGATATTGGTACTATGTACGGTATTAGTATTGAAAGTAATATTACTAAGATAAACGCTAAAGAATACATTCTACGTCTTAAAGGTTTTACTAAACGTGTGTTTATTGATACTTTAGGGTCATCTCCAGTGCCCATATTAATCCAGTAAATTAAAAACTTGATTATAATAAAAAATAACTAAAGAGGCAATTTTGTCATATAAAAAGACAATAAAGAAAAAATTTTGTACAACAAAAATAAGTCTAGAAACTTGCAGTCGTAGATCATTACTTCTGAAAAATTGTCCTCTAGAGCGTGGATGAATTGTTGATAAGCTTAGTCAACCGTTGGTATTTTAATTTGAGCGAGGCGCCCGGATGTGGTCTAGATGTTTTCTAGACCAAATATATTAAAGTAGGCCAAGCTTGTCTCCATAGCAAGGGCTGGATTGATGCACCCCAACTCGGTATGATGAAATGCTAGATCGAAAAACCGGAATCTTCACACTAGAACAGAGAGAGTATTAAATTTGGAACTTATTTCTTTTTATGTAATCAATTATGAGAGGTATAGTATTTATAATTATAAATATATAAAGTATTATAGTTAGTATCAGTGAATAGATGACATAATAAACCTGATCAAAAACTCTTAGAGTTAATTTATCAATTAAATTCATTAACATTTCATTTCTAAATTGTGGTTGAATATGAACATGAAACCAAAAGCTCGTGGGAAACATGATAGGCCAGAATCCTGATAAGATGACAAGTATTATACTAATTAACCTAAGTTTTTTCTCTTTCCTAATTATGAGTAATGAGAGAAGTCCTATTAAAGGAACTAGATATTGGTGATTTACTCTCCAATAAGTAGCAATGAATGATGTATACCCGAACGAGAGAGCCTTTAATGAGTCTTTAGAGGAATATGAAGATATTAATGAGAAAGTAAAGAGGACAATAAATGGTATAAACCATAATCTTATTATTGTG
This region of Thermoprotei archaeon genomic DNA includes:
- a CDS encoding CorA family divalent cation transporter; translation: MRITYIVYDGKKIEEKECKEAMKKDVRDKCLIMVYVESVDEMFASLDQLNIGNVSVKLSKDDIERSRLIADEQLILTSQLFRVKGSKMDYMPLLVLLYKNTNTVIIISLSQEFLSKVKECLVRNDYRVQELDVDVLFSVIMGKLVDDYYDVTDLMDEQIDELEDLVVKEPAKINMGMLRDVRSNLVVLRRTFYFMREHVSLLLGKGIYKLSTESERLLREFYEDSAHLIELIELQKERLADVRDLHLSSISLSLNIVMKKLTAINVIALPLIIIAGIYGMNLEIPEARLPYAYPVILTVMITFAIILVLFFRKIGWF
- a CDS encoding M55 family metallopeptidase → MKAYVSVDMEGMPGIFHVSQTAPKAFLHDEGRRIVTRITKITAETLYQNGFDEIYVADSHWYMGSIVYEEMPEYVYLVRGSLRPVDMVYGIEHGFDAALFIGYHAAAGTSYAILDHTYSGQSFHEILVNSIKASEFYINALIAGEYNVPVILVGGDDKLKLDVLEKAPWVEYVVFKESITRYSSISPSLIKIEKNLKEGIRKAILKIGKEAKPLKINNPVTFTFVMKSTAYADTGERIPNMERVDPYTLRYRAQNVVEAYKVMQVLANLVSALESEIAGLR
- a CDS encoding glutamine synthetase family protein, encoding MPVKNSIESYKEAIDRLEKSGIKYLRVAAVDLAGQPRVVTIHKSSLNEVIYEGAGIDGSSVPGFTEIEESDLVIKPDLNTLVIAPWDSPHVAWVIGDIYKHNNEPFEKNPRSILKNTLGSVKKLGLRVLMGVELEFFLVTGPQPKPLDDGYYYSAEPTRIGDEICRKIGELFDTYNVVKHHHEVAPGQYEFTLEASDPLTIADRLFLVKTAFKFMAKERGITATFMPKPFWGINGSGAHIHMSLWRGNKNLFYEDAEKVSKAAVNFVSGILDHSRALSAIVAPLVNSYKRLVPGYEAPVYIAWAYGNRSAIIRVPAHLVKNKVEAHIEYRHPDPSLNPYLALSVIIAAGIEGINRKLESQPVNVNLYHLSNTEREKLGVKALPVNLGEAVEDLTHDSLVKSTLGEALYESFINLKKREYDDYISSVGSWDSTKYTITEWEYKRYLNI
- the pdxS gene encoding pyridoxal 5'-phosphate synthase lyase subunit PdxS produces the protein MISLVPEEIGPKGLKKIIMNDIEHVQGSTLVKRGFAHMLKHGVIMDVTNIEQAQIAEDAGAVSVMVLDKLPYDVRKEGGVARTASLKVIESIMDHVTIPVMAKCRIGHTYEARLLEAIGVDMIDESEVLTPTDEERHIWKWDFTTPFVNGARDLGESLRRIEEGAAMIRTKGEAGTGNVAEAVRHMRIMNNEIRRVKAIYEDGDMQELIRVSRELKVSYKLVEEVARLGRLPVVNFAAGGIATPADAALMMLLGSDGVFVGSGIFKSSDPLERAKAIVLAVTHYDDPEIVAEAQSMIDERKSMIGMDIKKLELRMQERGAQA
- the pdxT gene encoding pyridoxal 5'-phosphate synthase glutaminase subunit PdxT, with product MNIGVLGLQGDIEEHISALKIAMDKLNIKGKIIWVKKPKGLENLSGLIIPGGESTTIGSLMKHNELLEHIRNKIETENLAIWGTCAGLIIMAKKTYDRTVGETTQPLLGIIDMVVERNTYGRQKDSFEVDLNIPVIGSKPFKGVFIRAPSIKEVDSSVEILATLDNKPVAIKQGIHMGTTFHPELTNDTRLHEYFLANIKSSF
- a CDS encoding fatty acid--CoA ligase; its protein translation is MSYYEYPLLIKKILVQTLYRQPPTEIVYRDISRYSWMKFYERIQRLANALESIGAKKGSKVAVIDFDTHRYLEAYFAIPMIGAVLHTVNIRLPPEQILYTAVHAEDDIVLVRDEFLPLVEKVASALPTVKAWIIMSDTGSTPSTSLKPAYYYEDLLNSVSSHYEFPDFDENTEATLFYTSGTTGLPKGVHFTHRQLVLHTLALTSMLSSYPSVVNITSKDVMMPLVPFFHVHSWGLPYTAAMLGNKIVLLGRYDPKIALELIKKEKVTFSHMVPTILHMILNHPEIDNYKDYLKNWKVVIGGAALPKTLALKAMQFGIKIMAGYGLSETAPVLTIANPREDMLEWPSEKLIDIVIKTGIPIPLVELRVIDAEGKDVPRDSKTVGEIVVRTPWLTRDYYKDPEKTKELWAGGWLHTGDIAVIDEYGYIKIVDRIKDVVKSGGEWISSLTLEDLIALHPAVSEVAVIGAPHPRWGERPVAIIVAKKGMQVTEDELKKHLENYVESGRITKWWIPDKFIFVNEIPKTSTGKIDKKILRDQYKTLF